The proteins below come from a single Epinephelus moara isolate mb chromosome 19, YSFRI_EMoa_1.0, whole genome shotgun sequence genomic window:
- the LOC126407276 gene encoding glycogen phosphorylase, muscle form-like: MCCRYNAREFYERLPELKLAVDQIQSGFFSPNEPQLFTDLVDMLINHDRFKVFADYEDYIRCQERVSELYKNPKEWTRMVIRNIAASGKFSSDRTISQYAREIWGVEPSDVKIPAPNKPLELRE, from the exons atgtgctGCAGGTACAATGCCAGAGAGTTCTACGAGCGTCTGCCGGAGCTCAAACTGGCCGTGGATCAGATCCAGAGCGGCTTCTTCAGTCCCAATGAACCTCAGCTGTTCACAGACCTGGTCGACATGCTGATAAACCACGACAG gttCAAAGTGTTCGCCGATTACGAAGACTACATCCGGTGTCAGGAGAGAGTCAGCGAGTTGTACAAG AACCCCAAAGAGTGGACCAGGATGGTGATCCGGAACATCGCCGCCTCCGGAAAGTTCTCCAGCGATCGGACCATCTCTCAGTACGCCCGTGAGATCTGGGGAGTCGAACCGTCCGACGTGAAGATCCCGGCGCCCAACAAACCGCTCGAGCTGCGTGAGTGA